In Antennarius striatus isolate MH-2024 chromosome 8, ASM4005453v1, whole genome shotgun sequence, a single window of DNA contains:
- the akap8l gene encoding A-kinase anchor protein 8-like produces MDNRGYGSGYSNWGGGNNRGSGGFDLSGTGFKDSMSMLGGYGGGGPAKRGFGGGSLLSSPDTNADDVIAKINQRLDMLTQLEGGLKGSRGDRFDQYESFDSRTSSRDLYRSGGGSYAYGDGRGDNMLLGQRGSAGFGGGMGLGGGGGFDSPSSSYGVAKMRQNVREPFGSGQGGGPGGGGWAGAGRRSPRRGGGAGGRGPGGGGGFGSRRSDPIPLGGGGRGGGGQPHRGHSPGGGRGKLPSLLSNRMYPESGGFHQGSIQGPHDFPGRHFGGGPRAGRQRGRKRPLNKQVKPRPEVQKKRKQTSSASDEPESKMNRTEDDTTDDIPGVFFSKTEEMDKNGDDGEPKPSSEESQPPADRDAAAPKKEEKKIQQNKPTPPQAQEKHPKMRKRRGFLERVMFACSACRFRSYYKEDMETHLESRFHKDHFKFLAGQLSKPTTDFLQEYLQNKFKKTDQRVSQLENHSAAICQMYKEQDLTRELGMEHFMRKVEAAHCAACDLFIPMQPHLIQKHIKTPDHNYNRKGMMEQSKRASLSVARSILNHKLIGKKLESYLKGENPFSGNQDDHDPEDSMAMDVSELEMTGEAAGSRADEAPVKDEPAAEGETSREAAGEEAAAVDEDKMEEELGVEGEMAAEEEEEERNQEEELGFELGEEEDIGYVVHDEIDDEGLPCEQEEEEEEEGLEATEVGDEDGNDE; encoded by the exons ATGGATAACAGAGGCTACGGTTCAG GTTACTCCAACTGGGGAGGTGGGAACAACAGAG GTTCTGGGGGCTTTGACCTTTCTGGGACAGGTTTTAAGGACTCCATGTCTATGCTGGGAGGCTACGGAGGCGGAGGCCCCGCGAAGAGAGGTTTCGGCGGAGGGTCACTGCTCTCGTCCCCAGACACCAACGCCGACGACGTGATCGCGAAGATAAACCAGCGCCTGGACATGCTGACTCAGCTGGAAGGGGGGTTGAAGGGGTCTCGGGGTGACAG GTTTGACCAGTACGAGTCATTCGACTCGCGCACCTCCTCCCGAGATCTCTACAGATCCGGCGGCGGTAGCTATGCTTATGGCGATGGCCGAGGGGACAACATGCTGCTGGGTCAGCGAGGCAGCGCGGGCTTCGGTGGGGGCATGGGGCTAGGAGGGGGGGGAGGCTTTGACAGCCCCTCCTCTTCCTATGGAGTCGCTAAGATGCGACAGAATGTCAGAGAGCCCTTCGGCAGTGGCCAGGGAGGAGGCCCCGGAGGCGGAGGATGGGCCGGAGCAGGCCGCCGCTCCCCCAGAAGGGGTGGAGGCGCCGGGGGTCgaggacctggaggaggaggagggtttgGCAGCCGCAGGTCCGACCCCATCCCGTTAGGCGGAGGTGGGCGGGGCGGCGGTGGCCAGCCTCACCGCGGCCACTCTCCAGGAGGTGGTAGAGGCAAGCTCCCCTCCCTCCTGTCCAACCGCATGTACCCTGAGAGCGGGGGCTTCCATCAGGGTTCCATTCAAGGGCCTCACGACTTTCCTGGGAGGCATTTTGGAGGGGGCCCGAGGGCCGGCCGCCAGCGAGGCCGCAAGAGACCCCTCAACAAA CAGGTGAAACCGCGTCCAGAGGtccagaagaagaggaagcagacGTCGAGTGCGTCCGACGAGCCGGAGTCCAAGATGAACAGGACGGAGGACGACACGACGGACGACATCCccggtgtttttttttctaaaacag AGGAGATGGACAAAAATGGTGACGACGGTGAACCCAAGCCCTCGTCTGAG GAGAGCCAACCCCCAGCGGACAGAGACGCCG ctgcacccaaaaaggaagagaagaaaatccAGCAGAACAAGCCGACCCCCCCTCAGGCTCAGGAGAAGCATccgaagatgaggaagaggaggggcttCCTGGAAAG gGTCATGTTCGCCTGCTCCGCCTGCAGGTTCCGCTCCTACTACAAGGAGGACATGGAGACTCACCTGGAGAGCCGCTTCCACAAGGACCACTTCAAGTTCCTGGCCGGCCAGCTGTCCAAACCCACCACAGACTTCCTGCAG gagTATTTGCAGAATAAATTCAAGAAAACGGATCAGCGTGTCAGCCAGCTGGAGAACCACAGCGCTGCCATCTGCCAGATGTACAAAGAGCAGGACCTGACCAGAG AACTCGGGATGGAGCATTTCATGAGGAAGGTGGAGGCGGCCCACTGTGCAGCGTGTGACCTGTTCATCCCCATGCAGCCCCACCTCATCCAGAAACACATCAAGACTCCCGACCACAACTACAACAGGAAG GGAATGATGGAGCAGTCCAAGAGGGCCAGTTTGTCGGTCGCTCGCAGCATCCTCAACCACAAACTCATCGGCAAGAAGCTGGAGAGCTACCTcaag GGTGAGAACCCGTTCTCCGGTAACCAAGACGACCACGATCCCGAGGACTCCATGGCGATGGACGTGTCTGAGCTGGAGATGACCGGCGAGGCGGCGGGGAGCCGGGCCGACGAGGCGCCCGTCAAGGATGAGCCGGCGGCCGAAGGAGAGACGAGCCGAGAGGCGGCG ggggaggaagcTGCAGCAGTGGATGAGGATAAGATGGAGGAAGAGCTCGGAGTGGAGGGAGAGATGGcagcggaggaagaggaggaggagaggaaccaggaagaggagctggGTTTTGAACTtggggaggaggaagacatcGGATACGTGGTTCACGACGAGATCGACGACGAAGGATTACCgtgtgagcaggaggaggaggaggaggaggaaggcctgGAGGCCACGGAGGTCGGGGACGAAGACGGGAACGATGAATGA
- the LOC137600723 gene encoding beta-1,3-galactosyltransferase 2-like: MWFSRKLDVRNVPRVVTAPPSASASSSASASASVAEPLWEEPGPYHVSYPRGYKFIMDDTPACRSRTPFLVLVVPVAPGNKEARDAIRKTWGSEKLVLGQPVETVFMLGLPGGPDAEQQQEDLRQESRQHQDLIQSDFQDSYRNLTIKTMMMLEWLDAHCAGVSYVVKIDSDVLLHVPNLVRLLGDPQTAERNYMSGLVWWHSPVLRNPLNKFYIPKEVFAEDEYPPYPLGMTYVMSSDLPGKILRVAPQIKALYIEDVYLGMCLKRLGIPPTDPPEETMFIVTPQHPLSDCSLSKVITVTTTSIPQMIGYWERSRQPEAKC, translated from the coding sequence ATGTGGTTTTCCAGGAAGTTGGACGTCCGTAACGTTCCACGTGTCGTGACAGCGCCgccatcagcatcagcatcatcatcagcatcagcatcggCATCGGTGGCGGAGCCTCTATGGGAGGAGCCCGGACCGTATCACGTTTCTTACCCACGAGGCTATAAGTTCATCATGGACGACACGCCGGCCTGTAGGAGCCGAACCCCTTTCCTGGTCCTGGTGGTCCCGGTTGCCCCTGGTAACAAAGAGGCTCGGGACGCCATTAGAAAGACTTGGGGGAGTGAGAAGCTGGTCCTGGGTCAGCCGGTGGAGACTGTCTTCATGCTGGGCCTCCCTGGAGGTCCTGAcgcggagcagcagcaggaggacctCCGACAGGAGAGCCGGCAGCATCAGGACCTGATCCAGAGCGACTTCCAGGACTCCTACCGCAACCTGACCATCAAGACCATGATGATGCTGGAGTGGCTGGACGCCCACTGCGCCGGCGTTTCCTACGTCGTGAAGATCGACTCGGACGTGTTGCTCCACGTCCCCAACTTGGTCCGTCTCCTGGGGGATCCCCAAACGGCCGAACGGAACTACATGTCCGGTTTGGTGTGGTGGCACAGCCCAGTTTTAAGAAACCCACTCAACAAGTTCTACATCCCAAAAGAAGTGTTTGCTGAGGACGAGTACCCCCCCTATCCTCTGGGCATGACCTACGTCATGTCCTCTGACCTCCCGGGGAAAATCCTGCGAGTCGCCCCTCAGATTAAAGCGTTGTACATCGAGGATGTCTACCTGGGGATGTGTCTGAAACGCCTGGGCATCCCCCCCACCGACCCCCCCGAGGAGACCATGTTCATCGTCACCCCTCAACATCCTCTCAGCGACTGCAGCCTTTCCAAAGTCATCACCGTGACGACAACAAGCATCCCGCAGATGATCGGCTACTGGGAGAGGAGCAGACAGCCGGAGGCGAAATGTTGA